In the genome of Polaribacter sp. MED152, one region contains:
- a CDS encoding serine hydrolase, whose translation MKTKILFVALLISTFLNAQENKITKIDSIVNAKVKPNHPGIAVGIVKDGTIIYEKYLGLANLQHQVKFDEKTRSNIASTAKQFTALMILDLSIKEKLSLEDDIRKYLTKLYPTVKEKIKIRNLLNHTSGIRDYVELLDLDGAVWWQRFGLDNDDVLEMLKNQEDLGFQPSSKYSYSNSNYIVLTKIIEKITGKTFNEYSKSFFENLGMNETSFVERYMKVIPNRANPYSDWGRGEWWEVPTVTKTNGEGFLFTTLKDQLTYEIAVQNANYNNNVLLIESQKPISNSKIKTYGFGLELKDKLGRKSVHHSGGTYGFHSQTYRFPEEKLTIFAMSNNGNISTNLIAQSIAKLLLPKSTEKPKYDSKFYEAKSIKNEVTVLGKYTYPNENSVVEILQKNGKTFWKEKNFTVEMVSESKNTFSFTNNPELKVVFYQDKMTEYYASGKTMHYKRINTLPVLLYDLEGLTGNYYNKELAINFDLKLTKENKLKFKLSTNKDSNDVEIYNRKYMQSDNFFLKIVKDQFDRVTEILLTYGRAKNIRFRKKTNLKFQPKIKTENGSINVTTIGSRKGNSSQILLTKNYENGNEIWFKKFGGKSYDKANSILATNDGYLIIGSTSSYGNGNYDMYVIKTNKKGKKIWQNTYGDFYNEYGYFAEKTSTGFLIKGTKQNCTSNSDINRKCTTNVWFVNIDKNGKEVSNKILEQIKD comes from the coding sequence ATGAAAACTAAAATTCTATTTGTTGCACTTTTAATTTCAACATTTTTAAACGCTCAAGAAAATAAAATTACTAAAATTGATTCGATAGTAAATGCTAAAGTGAAACCAAATCATCCTGGAATTGCAGTCGGAATTGTTAAAGATGGAACTATCATCTATGAGAAATATTTGGGTTTAGCCAATTTGCAACATCAAGTAAAATTTGACGAAAAAACAAGATCGAACATTGCATCAACCGCAAAACAATTTACGGCTTTAATGATTTTAGATTTATCTATAAAAGAAAAATTGAGTTTAGAAGATGATATCAGAAAATACCTAACGAAACTATATCCAACAGTAAAAGAGAAAATAAAAATTAGAAACTTATTGAATCATACCAGTGGAATTCGAGATTATGTAGAATTATTGGATTTAGATGGTGCTGTTTGGTGGCAAAGGTTTGGCTTAGATAATGATGATGTTTTGGAGATGTTAAAAAATCAAGAAGATTTGGGATTTCAACCAAGCTCAAAATACAGTTATAGTAATTCAAACTATATTGTTCTTACCAAGATTATTGAAAAAATAACCGGTAAAACATTTAATGAATATTCTAAAAGTTTCTTTGAAAATTTAGGAATGAACGAAACTTCTTTTGTAGAAAGATATATGAAAGTAATTCCTAACAGAGCAAACCCTTATTCAGATTGGGGAAGAGGCGAATGGTGGGAAGTGCCAACCGTTACCAAAACGAATGGTGAAGGTTTTCTGTTTACGACGTTAAAAGATCAGTTGACTTATGAGATTGCCGTTCAAAATGCAAATTATAACAATAATGTTTTGCTAATTGAAAGTCAAAAACCGATTTCTAATAGTAAAATTAAAACCTACGGTTTTGGTTTAGAATTAAAAGATAAACTAGGCAGAAAATCGGTACATCATTCAGGAGGAACTTACGGATTTCACTCACAAACGTATCGATTTCCAGAAGAAAAACTAACCATTTTTGCAATGAGTAATAATGGTAACATTAGCACCAATTTAATTGCACAAAGTATCGCTAAATTGTTGCTTCCAAAGTCGACCGAAAAACCGAAATATGATTCTAAATTTTATGAAGCTAAGAGCATAAAAAATGAGGTTACTGTTTTAGGAAAATATACCTATCCTAATGAAAATAGTGTTGTAGAAATTCTACAGAAAAACGGAAAAACATTTTGGAAAGAGAAAAATTTTACTGTAGAAATGGTTTCTGAAAGTAAAAACACATTTTCTTTCACAAATAATCCAGAATTAAAAGTTGTTTTTTATCAAGATAAAATGACAGAATATTATGCTTCAGGAAAAACGATGCATTATAAAAGAATCAATACTTTACCAGTTTTACTTTATGATTTAGAAGGATTAACAGGTAATTATTATAATAAAGAATTAGCTATAAATTTTGATTTAAAATTGACAAAAGAGAATAAATTAAAATTTAAACTTTCTACCAATAAAGATTCTAATGATGTTGAAATTTATAATAGAAAATATATGCAATCAGATAACTTTTTTCTGAAAATAGTTAAAGATCAATTTGATAGAGTTACTGAAATACTACTCACATATGGTAGAGCTAAAAATATAAGATTCAGAAAGAAAACAAATCTAAAATTTCAACCAAAAATTAAAACCGAAAATGGTTCTATAAACGTTACTACAATTGGTTCAAGAAAAGGAAATTCATCCCAAATTTTATTGACAAAAAATTATGAAAATGGAAATGAAATTTGGTTTAAAAAATTTGGTGGAAAAAGTTATGATAAAGCCAATTCAATTTTAGCAACAAACGATGGTTATTTAATTATTGGCTCCACAAGTTCTTATGGAAATGGTAATTATGATATGTATGTAATTAAAACTAATAAAAAAGGTAAGAAAATTTGGCAAAATACATATGGTGATTTTTATAACGAATATGGCTATTTTGCAGAAAAAACTTCAACTGGCTTCTTGATTAAAGGAACCAAACAAAATTGCACATCAAATTCAGATATTAATAGAAAATGCACCACCAATGTTTGGTTTGTTAATATTGATAAAAATGGGAAAGAGGTTTCTAATAAAATTTTAGAGCAAATAAAAGACTAG
- the metG gene encoding methionine--tRNA ligase, with translation MKRNTMSAPKRYTITAALPYTNGPIHIGHLAGVYVPADIYARYLRLKGKDVAYISGSDEHGVAIPMRAKKEGVTPQNIIDKYHTIIKKSFEDFGISFDNYSRTSSEIHHKTASDFFIKMYNEGDFIEEVTAQLYDAEADQFLADRFVVGTCPKCGFEESYGDQCENCGTSHNATDLISPKSAITGNVPTVKETKHWFLPLDKHEDFLRKWILEGHKKDWKPNVYGQVKSWVDDGLRPRAVTRDLDWGIPVPVEGAEGKVLYVWFDAPIGYISSTKEWAEREGKNWEDYWKKDDTKLVHFIGKDNIVFHCIIFPSMLKAHGDYILPDNVPANEFLNLEGNKLSTSKNWAVWLHEYLEDFPNQQDVLRYTLTANAPESKDNDFTWKDFQAKNNNELVAIFGNFINRVVVLTNKYYTGAVPTPNDFTEVDEDVLAAVKEFPNVIGKSIERYRFREASQELMNLARLGNKYLADEEPWKVIKVDEERVKTIMYVALQISAALAVVAEPFLPFTSTKLKGILNLETSISWDDISDKNVLIPAEHQINKGELLFSKIEDKTIDAQLEKLQATKLANEQENKVVEPQKETIEFDDFTKLDIRIGTILEAEKVAKTKRLLKLKVDVGIDTRTIVSGIAESFSPENIIGQQVSVLVNLAPRKIRGVESQGMILMTDTPDGKLAFVEPEKTVKNGQQIS, from the coding sequence ATTAAGAGAAACACTATGAGTGCTCCAAAAAGATATACAATTACAGCAGCTTTACCTTATACAAATGGGCCTATTCACATTGGTCATTTAGCTGGGGTTTATGTACCTGCAGATATTTATGCGCGTTATTTACGTTTAAAAGGTAAAGATGTGGCCTATATTTCTGGTTCAGATGAACATGGAGTAGCTATACCAATGAGAGCTAAAAAAGAAGGTGTTACTCCACAAAATATTATAGATAAGTATCACACAATTATTAAAAAATCTTTTGAAGATTTTGGAATTTCTTTTGATAATTACTCAAGAACATCTTCAGAAATTCACCACAAAACAGCTTCAGACTTTTTTATAAAAATGTATAATGAAGGTGATTTTATAGAAGAAGTTACAGCACAATTGTATGATGCTGAAGCAGATCAATTCTTGGCAGATAGATTTGTAGTAGGTACTTGCCCTAAATGTGGTTTTGAAGAAAGTTATGGAGATCAATGTGAAAATTGTGGTACAAGTCATAATGCAACAGACTTAATCAGCCCAAAATCTGCAATTACTGGTAATGTACCAACTGTAAAAGAAACAAAACACTGGTTTTTACCTTTAGATAAGCACGAAGATTTTTTAAGAAAATGGATTTTAGAAGGGCATAAAAAAGATTGGAAACCTAACGTTTATGGTCAAGTAAAATCTTGGGTAGATGATGGTTTAAGACCAAGAGCTGTAACCAGAGATTTAGATTGGGGAATCCCTGTGCCTGTTGAAGGTGCAGAAGGTAAAGTGCTGTATGTTTGGTTTGATGCACCTATTGGTTACATTTCATCAACCAAAGAATGGGCAGAAAGAGAAGGTAAAAACTGGGAAGATTATTGGAAAAAAGACGATACTAAATTGGTGCACTTTATAGGGAAAGACAATATAGTTTTTCACTGTATTATTTTTCCGAGTATGTTAAAAGCACATGGAGATTATATTTTACCAGATAATGTGCCAGCAAACGAATTTTTAAATTTAGAAGGCAACAAATTATCAACGTCTAAAAACTGGGCAGTTTGGTTGCACGAATATTTAGAAGACTTTCCAAATCAGCAAGATGTTTTGCGTTATACGTTAACAGCAAATGCCCCAGAAAGTAAAGACAATGATTTTACATGGAAAGACTTTCAAGCAAAAAACAATAATGAGTTGGTTGCCATTTTTGGTAACTTTATCAATAGAGTAGTAGTATTAACTAACAAATATTACACAGGTGCTGTACCAACTCCAAATGATTTTACAGAAGTAGATGAAGATGTTTTAGCAGCTGTAAAAGAGTTTCCAAACGTAATTGGTAAATCTATAGAAAGATATAGATTTAGAGAAGCAAGTCAAGAATTAATGAATTTGGCGCGATTAGGAAATAAATATTTGGCAGATGAAGAGCCTTGGAAAGTTATAAAGGTAGATGAAGAGCGTGTAAAAACAATCATGTATGTTGCCTTACAAATTTCAGCGGCGTTAGCTGTGGTTGCAGAGCCATTTTTACCATTTACTTCAACAAAATTAAAAGGAATCTTAAATTTAGAAACTTCTATTTCTTGGGATGATATTTCTGATAAAAATGTATTAATTCCTGCAGAACATCAAATAAATAAAGGTGAACTTTTGTTCTCTAAAATAGAGGATAAAACAATCGATGCACAATTAGAAAAACTACAAGCTACAAAGTTGGCAAATGAACAAGAAAATAAGGTTGTTGAGCCACAAAAAGAAACAATTGAATTTGATGATTTTACCAAATTAGATATAAGAATTGGTACAATTCTAGAAGCAGAAAAAGTAGCGAAAACTAAAAGACTACTAAAACTTAAAGTTGATGTAGGTATAGATACAAGAACAATAGTTTCTGGTATTGCAGAGAGCTTTTCTCCTGAAAACATTATTGGCCAACAGGTATCTGTCTTAGTGAATTTAGCTCCAAGAAAAATTAGAGGTGTAGAAAGTCAAGGTATGATTTTAATGACAGATACTCCAGATGGTAAATTGGCTTTTGTAGAACCAGAAAAAACGGTAAAAAACGGGCAACAAATAAGTTAG
- a CDS encoding histone deacetylase, which translates to MLKIAHHPIYHHPLKEGHRFPMIKYDLLPEQLIYEGTCSLENFFEPEIPDNKHFFTVHEPDYFFDLLNITLDQKAARKIGFPLSEVLIEREMVIADGTMKASEFALRNGIAMNIAGGTHHAFSNRGEAFCMLNDQAIAAKYLQHKNLVKKVLIVDLDVHQGNGTAEIFANDNSVFTFSMHGKSNYPFIKESSDLDIALENDTNDDEFLSILKKTLPNLIESEQPDFIYYLCGVDVLATDKLGKLGMSLEGCKERDRFVLQTCFDTKIPVMCSMGGGYSKDVNIVVEAHANTFRLAQEIFY; encoded by the coding sequence ATGCTAAAAATTGCACATCATCCTATTTATCATCATCCTTTAAAAGAAGGGCATCGTTTTCCGATGATAAAATACGATTTGCTGCCTGAGCAATTAATTTATGAAGGTACTTGTTCTTTAGAAAATTTTTTTGAACCAGAAATTCCTGATAATAAGCACTTTTTCACGGTTCATGAACCAGACTATTTTTTCGATTTACTAAATATTACTTTAGATCAAAAGGCAGCTAGAAAAATTGGTTTTCCTCTCTCTGAAGTTTTAATAGAAAGAGAAATGGTTATTGCAGATGGTACAATGAAAGCATCTGAATTTGCGCTAAGAAATGGTATTGCAATGAATATTGCAGGAGGCACACATCATGCATTTTCAAATAGAGGAGAAGCGTTTTGCATGTTAAATGATCAAGCAATTGCAGCAAAATATCTTCAGCATAAAAATTTAGTCAAAAAAGTTTTAATAGTAGATTTAGATGTTCATCAAGGTAATGGAACTGCAGAAATATTTGCAAATGATAATTCTGTTTTTACCTTTTCTATGCATGGTAAAAGCAACTATCCTTTTATTAAAGAATCGTCAGATTTAGATATTGCTTTAGAAAACGATACTAATGATGATGAGTTTTTATCAATCTTAAAGAAAACTCTTCCAAATTTAATTGAGTCAGAACAACCAGATTTTATTTATTATTTATGTGGTGTAGATGTTTTGGCTACAGATAAATTAGGAAAATTGGGGATGAGTTTAGAGGGCTGTAAAGAAAGAGATCGATTTGTTTTACAAACCTGTTTTGATACTAAAATACCAGTAATGTGTTCTATGGGAGGTGGGTATTCTAAAGATGTAAATATAGTTGTAGAGGCACACGCAAACACATTTCGGTTAGCACAAGAGATTTTTTATTAA
- a CDS encoding LD-carboxypeptidase yields MKNKIITFLILIVCTVFQAQEKLVSPPYLQKGDTIAIVAPAGILKNRQATILKAKKLAENWGLHVLIGKNIYNNNNHFAGTDIERCQDFQDALDNASIKAIWAARGGYGSVRILDLLDFTKFKQHPKWIIGYSDITAFHNHVNALGVETLHAMMATSLEEKPEEIIETIASFKNALFGDKLSYTIPNSSYNRTLGLSKIEGKMLGGNLAIQASMLGSKSQMNTDNKILFIEEIGEYKYAIDRMLQSLKRAGYFNKLKAVVVGDMSLIKKNSTKWGSSIEQLILDAIPNDIPVIFDFPAGHEADNRALIFGRKVKVEEDMEDVNLVFN; encoded by the coding sequence ATGAAGAATAAGATAATTACCTTTTTAATTCTAATAGTTTGTACAGTTTTTCAAGCTCAAGAAAAATTAGTAAGTCCACCTTATTTACAGAAAGGAGACACTATTGCAATTGTTGCACCTGCAGGTATTTTAAAAAATAGGCAAGCAACTATTTTAAAAGCTAAAAAACTTGCTGAGAATTGGGGTTTACATGTACTTATTGGTAAGAATATTTATAATAATAACAATCATTTTGCTGGAACAGATATTGAAAGATGTCAAGATTTTCAAGATGCCCTAGATAATGCTTCTATAAAAGCAATTTGGGCTGCAAGAGGTGGTTATGGTTCTGTTCGAATATTAGATTTATTAGACTTTACTAAATTTAAACAACATCCTAAATGGATTATTGGGTATTCTGATATTACTGCCTTTCATAATCACGTAAATGCACTAGGTGTAGAAACCTTACATGCAATGATGGCTACAAGTTTAGAGGAAAAACCTGAAGAAATTATTGAAACCATTGCTAGTTTTAAAAATGCTCTTTTTGGTGATAAATTGTCTTACACCATACCTAATTCTAGCTACAACAGAACTTTAGGTTTATCTAAAATTGAAGGCAAAATGTTAGGAGGTAATTTGGCTATACAAGCTTCTATGTTGGGTTCTAAGAGTCAAATGAATACAGATAATAAAATACTATTCATAGAAGAAATTGGTGAATATAAATATGCTATCGATAGAATGTTACAAAGCCTAAAAAGAGCTGGCTATTTTAATAAATTGAAGGCTGTTGTAGTTGGAGACATGTCTTTAATCAAAAAAAACTCTACAAAATGGGGCAGTTCTATAGAACAACTTATTTTAGATGCAATACCCAATGATATCCCTGTTATATTTGATTTTCCTGCAGGCCATGAAGCAGATAATAGAGCTTTAATTTTTGGCAGAAAAGTAAAAGTTGAAGAAGATATGGAAGATGTAAACCTAGTTTTTAACTAG
- a CDS encoding sugar porter family MFS transporter yields the protein MSRKLIFISFVVSIGGFLFGFDAGIISGVMSYAGPEFNLNDIQSGWVVSSPSFAAMIAMLFSGRLSDIFGRKKILILVALLYAVSALFSAIANSYEMLYIARMIGGLAFGAALVLAPMYIAEVSTAKNRGKLVAIQQLNIVLGFFAAFLSNYFFNKYNQEVSFLNDATVWRYMLGVEFLPAIVYFLILFFVPKSPRWLFLKNKAKEAKDVLVSIHGKIVGEIEVKAIQESTNTSENDKKISLKELLKPSLRFLFLVGLTVGILQQITGINAVYFYATSIFKQTGIGTDAAFSSGILLSSVTVVFTIIAMYLIDKMGRRPLLLVGTLGIAISLLVCAYGFKQATYQLSKEKIEALSFSGSEKLQTIANKQYAFDVDFKNDLKSILGNQTYAKNDGEILEAAITINANLVLFGILGFIACFAFSLGPVMWVLLSELYPLKYRGLAIGVIAFVNSLISSLVQLVFPWELSNLGNAMSFFLFGSIALIGFFIMLKIVPETKGKSLEEIEKEFVKG from the coding sequence ATGTCAAGAAAGTTAATATTTATTTCATTTGTTGTTTCTATTGGAGGCTTTTTGTTTGGCTTCGATGCTGGTATTATTTCTGGGGTTATGTCTTATGCAGGTCCAGAATTTAATTTAAACGATATACAATCTGGTTGGGTTGTAAGTTCGCCTTCTTTTGCAGCCATGATTGCTATGCTTTTTTCAGGTAGATTAAGCGATATTTTTGGACGAAAAAAAATCCTAATCCTTGTAGCCCTTCTTTATGCTGTTTCAGCACTTTTTTCTGCCATAGCTAATTCTTACGAAATGCTTTACATAGCTAGAATGATTGGTGGCTTAGCCTTTGGTGCAGCTCTAGTTTTAGCACCAATGTATATTGCAGAAGTTTCCACAGCTAAGAATAGAGGAAAACTTGTGGCAATTCAACAATTGAATATTGTACTTGGGTTTTTTGCTGCTTTTTTAAGTAACTATTTCTTTAACAAATACAATCAAGAAGTTTCTTTCTTAAATGATGCTACAGTTTGGAGGTACATGTTAGGGGTAGAGTTTTTGCCTGCTATCGTATATTTTTTAATCTTGTTTTTTGTACCAAAAAGTCCAAGGTGGTTATTTTTAAAGAATAAAGCAAAAGAGGCTAAAGATGTTTTAGTAAGTATTCATGGTAAGATTGTTGGTGAAATAGAGGTAAAGGCAATTCAAGAGAGCACGAATACATCAGAAAATGACAAAAAAATTAGTTTAAAAGAACTGCTCAAACCATCCCTTCGTTTTTTATTTCTAGTTGGTTTAACTGTTGGTATTTTACAACAAATTACAGGTATTAATGCAGTTTATTTTTATGCAACATCAATCTTTAAACAAACAGGTATAGGTACAGATGCTGCTTTTTCATCTGGAATTTTACTTAGTTCTGTAACTGTTGTTTTTACCATTATTGCTATGTATTTAATCGATAAAATGGGTAGAAGGCCTTTATTATTAGTTGGTACATTAGGTATTGCCATTAGTTTATTGGTATGTGCATATGGTTTTAAACAAGCTACATATCAACTCTCTAAAGAAAAAATTGAAGCCTTAAGTTTTAGTGGTTCAGAAAAACTACAAACAATAGCAAATAAACAATATGCTTTTGATGTTGATTTCAAAAATGACTTAAAATCAATTTTAGGCAATCAAACCTATGCTAAAAACGATGGCGAAATTTTAGAGGCTGCAATTACCATAAATGCAAACTTGGTTTTATTTGGTATACTTGGTTTTATAGCATGTTTTGCCTTTTCCTTAGGGCCTGTAATGTGGGTTTTATTATCAGAATTGTATCCATTAAAATATAGAGGATTAGCTATTGGAGTAATCGCATTTGTAAATTCTTTAATAAGCTCTTTGGTTCAACTTGTTTTTCCTTGGGAGCTGTCTAATTTGGGTAATGCCATGTCTTTTTTCTTGTTTGGTAGCATTGCTTTAATAGGCTTTTTTATCATGCTAAAAATAGTACCAGAAACCAAAGGAAAATCTTTAGAAGAAATTGAAAAGGAGTTTGTAAAAGGGTAA